One region of Streptomyces capillispiralis genomic DNA includes:
- a CDS encoding S1 family peptidase codes for MFGLTRAKKAAAVGAAAAAAAATALLTAPSAAAAPQPIVGGTTTTTSSYPFMMQITDASQNQFCGGTLVSPTKVVTAAHCMVGETTGSVRVVGGRTYRNGTNGTVAGVSRIWIHPDYTSATRGDDVAVLTLSSSMPYTPAGYVSSTDTSVYAAGTTARILGWGTTSSGGSSSNQLRTATVPTVSDSSCRTSYGSRFVQSDMVCAGYTSGGVDTCQGDSGGPLLIGGRLAGITSWGDGCAAAGYPGVYTRLTTFSAQVTAQVNG; via the coding sequence ATGTTCGGGCTCACCCGTGCCAAGAAGGCCGCCGCCGTCGGCGCGGCCGCCGCTGCCGCCGCCGCGACCGCGCTGCTCACCGCGCCCTCCGCCGCCGCCGCTCCGCAGCCGATCGTCGGCGGTACGACGACCACGACGTCGTCGTACCCGTTCATGATGCAGATCACCGACGCCTCGCAGAACCAGTTCTGCGGCGGCACCCTGGTCTCCCCCACCAAGGTCGTCACGGCCGCGCACTGCATGGTCGGCGAGACCACCGGCAGTGTGCGGGTCGTCGGCGGGCGCACCTACCGCAACGGCACCAACGGCACCGTCGCCGGCGTCAGCCGGATATGGATCCACCCGGACTACACCAGCGCCACCCGGGGCGACGACGTGGCGGTGCTGACGCTGTCGTCGTCGATGCCGTACACCCCGGCCGGGTACGTGTCGTCCACGGACACCTCGGTGTACGCGGCCGGCACCACCGCCCGCATCCTCGGCTGGGGCACCACCTCCTCGGGCGGCAGCTCCTCCAACCAGCTACGCACCGCGACCGTGCCGACGGTCTCCGACAGCAGCTGCCGCACCTCCTACGGCTCCCGGTTCGTGCAGAGCGACATGGTGTGCGCCGGCTACACCTCCGGCGGTGTGGACACCTGCCAGGGCGACAGCGGCGGCCCGCTGCTGATCGGCGGCCGCCTCGCCGGGATCACCTCCTGGGGCGACGGGTGCGCGGCGGCCGGCTACCCGGGCGTCTACACCCGGCTGACCACCTTCTCCGCGCAGGTCACGGCGCAGGTCAACGGCTAG
- a CDS encoding winged helix DNA-binding domain-containing protein, whose protein sequence is MTKTKRSVTRAPAAVLGTRALNRATLERQLLLRRSPMSAEDAVAHLVGLQAQNVKPPYYALAARLDGFTPEALSRPMADRDVVRIVTLRSTVHTHTAHDCLTLRPLVQPARDRELTAFRKGLTGVDLDRLAALARELVEAEPRTMKQLREALLREWPDADPQALSVAARCKLPLVQITPRGLWGRSGQVTLTTAERWLGRPAQPAPAPEEAVLRYLAAFGPASVKDMQTWAGLTRLREVFERLRPQLVTFRDTHGAELFDLPDAPRPDPDTPAPPRFLPEFDNLLLSHADRTRVVPPEYRGRTWQGNLAHRALLADGFLAGLWRLEEHALVVEPFGRPSQGQWEEITAEGERMLRVLHPGTAYDIRRGTVRG, encoded by the coding sequence ATGACGAAGACCAAGCGGAGCGTCACACGGGCCCCCGCCGCCGTGCTGGGCACCAGGGCGCTGAACCGCGCCACCCTCGAACGGCAGCTGCTGCTGCGCCGCTCGCCGATGTCCGCCGAGGACGCGGTCGCGCACCTGGTCGGCCTCCAGGCGCAGAACGTCAAGCCGCCCTACTACGCGCTCGCCGCCCGCCTCGACGGCTTCACGCCCGAGGCGCTGTCCCGGCCGATGGCCGACCGCGACGTCGTCCGCATCGTCACCCTGCGCTCGACCGTCCACACCCACACCGCCCACGACTGCCTCACCCTGCGGCCCCTGGTGCAGCCCGCCCGGGACCGCGAACTCACCGCGTTCCGCAAGGGACTCACCGGCGTCGACCTGGACCGGCTCGCCGCCCTCGCCCGCGAACTGGTCGAGGCCGAGCCGCGCACCATGAAGCAGCTGCGCGAGGCCCTGCTGCGGGAGTGGCCCGACGCCGACCCGCAGGCCCTCTCCGTCGCCGCCCGCTGCAAGCTGCCCCTCGTGCAGATCACCCCGCGCGGGCTGTGGGGGCGGAGCGGCCAGGTCACGCTGACCACCGCGGAGCGCTGGCTGGGCCGGCCGGCGCAGCCGGCGCCCGCGCCGGAGGAGGCCGTGCTGCGCTACCTCGCCGCCTTCGGTCCCGCCTCCGTGAAGGACATGCAGACCTGGGCCGGGCTGACCCGGCTGCGGGAGGTCTTCGAGCGCCTGCGGCCCCAGCTGGTCACCTTCCGCGACACGCACGGCGCCGAACTCTTCGACCTGCCGGACGCGCCCCGCCCCGACCCGGACACCCCGGCCCCGCCGCGCTTCCTGCCCGAGTTCGACAACCTGCTGCTCTCCCACGCCGACCGCACCCGCGTCGTACCGCCCGAGTACCGGGGCCGCACCTGGCAGGGCAACCTCGCCCACCGCGCCCTCCTCGCCGACGGGTTCCTGGCGGGGCTGTGGCGGCTGGAGGAACACGCCCTCGTCGTCGAGCCGTTCGGCCGGCCCTCCCAGGGGCAGTGGGAGGAGATCACCGCCGAGGGCGAGCGGATGCTGCGGGTGCTGCACCCGGGGACGGCGTACGACATCCGCCGCGGGACGGTGCGGGGGTGA
- a CDS encoding polysaccharide pyruvyl transferase family protein: MYGRRSAGPRRVLLTGWFSFRDGEATAGDVLALLRVEEVLRAAGMAYDVVWSPGFRPRALHFDEVRPGDYSHLVFVCGPLHGPQVEELHRRFAHCVRIAVGTSVIDPGGAAVTGFHRVLARDAPGGEPTEDLAARAPAVPARPVVGVILTHGQQEYGPLRRHAQVADRVTRWLAGKDCARLELETRLDTRDWHLSATPAQVQSVLARLDLVVTDRLHGLVLALRVGTPVLAVDPVAGGAKVTAQARACGWPALLAAEQVDERRLERWWDWCLTSGRVAARQARDAFREGRAPDGADRLVELLTPRAG, encoded by the coding sequence GTGTACGGACGACGGAGCGCGGGACCGCGGCGGGTCCTGCTGACCGGGTGGTTCAGCTTCCGCGACGGGGAGGCGACCGCCGGGGACGTGCTGGCCCTGCTCCGGGTGGAGGAGGTCCTGCGGGCGGCCGGGATGGCCTACGACGTCGTCTGGAGCCCGGGCTTCCGGCCGCGGGCGCTGCACTTCGACGAGGTGCGGCCCGGCGACTACTCCCATCTGGTGTTCGTGTGCGGCCCGCTGCACGGGCCGCAGGTCGAGGAGTTGCACCGGCGTTTCGCGCACTGCGTACGGATCGCCGTGGGGACGTCGGTGATCGACCCCGGCGGTGCGGCCGTGACCGGCTTCCACCGCGTGCTGGCGCGGGACGCCCCCGGCGGCGAGCCGACCGAGGACCTGGCGGCCCGCGCCCCGGCGGTGCCCGCGCGGCCCGTGGTCGGGGTGATCCTCACCCACGGCCAGCAGGAGTACGGGCCGCTGCGGCGGCACGCGCAGGTGGCGGACCGTGTGACGCGCTGGCTGGCCGGCAAGGACTGTGCGCGGCTGGAGCTGGAGACCCGGCTGGACACCCGGGACTGGCACCTGAGCGCGACGCCGGCACAGGTGCAGTCGGTGCTGGCCCGGCTGGACCTCGTCGTCACCGACCGGCTGCACGGGCTGGTGCTCGCGCTGCGGGTCGGCACGCCGGTGCTGGCGGTGGACCCGGTGGCGGGCGGCGCCAAGGTGACCGCGCAGGCCCGCGCCTGCGGCTGGCCCGCGCTGCTGGCCGCCGAGCAGGTGGACGAGCGCCGGCTGGAGCGGTGGTGGGACTGGTGCCTGACCTCGGGCCGGGTGGCGGCACGGCAGGCCCGCGACGCGTTCCGGGAGGGCCGGGCGCCGGACGGCGCGGACCGGCTGGTGGAACTGCTCACGCCGCGCGCCGGTTAG
- a CDS encoding glycosyltransferase family 2 protein produces the protein MTDPRTTVVVITHNRRPELLRTLGHLAALPERPPVIVTDNGSADGTAEAVARHHPGVRLLCPGRNLGAVGRNLAVREVRTPYIAFCDDDSWWSPGSLAGAADLLDRHPALGSVTARIIVEPDGTEDPIVRELRDSPVPGPHWLPGPALGSFLAAATVLRTDAFRTAGGFHPRLWLGGEEELLAADLAADGWWLTYADHLTVHHQASQARDPTLRRMHGIRNTLWFTWLRRPAGRALRRTLHLARTVPRDTASLRAFAEAAAALPWVLRERRVLPDEVESRLRLLEPAQRTSTARRYTG, from the coding sequence ATGACCGACCCCCGCACGACCGTCGTCGTCATCACCCACAACCGGCGCCCCGAACTGCTGCGCACCCTCGGCCACCTCGCCGCGCTCCCCGAACGCCCGCCGGTGATCGTCACCGACAACGGCTCCGCCGACGGCACCGCCGAGGCCGTCGCCCGCCACCACCCCGGCGTCCGGCTGCTGTGCCCCGGCCGCAACCTCGGCGCCGTCGGCCGCAACCTCGCCGTGCGCGAGGTCCGCACCCCCTACATCGCCTTCTGCGACGACGACTCCTGGTGGTCGCCAGGATCCCTGGCAGGCGCCGCCGACCTGCTCGACCGGCACCCGGCGCTCGGCTCGGTCACCGCGCGGATCATCGTCGAACCCGACGGCACCGAGGACCCGATCGTCCGTGAACTGCGCGACTCGCCGGTGCCCGGCCCGCACTGGCTGCCCGGACCGGCGCTCGGCTCGTTCCTGGCCGCCGCGACCGTGCTGCGCACCGACGCCTTCCGCACCGCGGGCGGCTTCCACCCGCGCCTGTGGCTCGGCGGCGAGGAGGAACTGCTGGCCGCCGACCTGGCGGCCGACGGCTGGTGGCTCACCTACGCCGACCACCTCACGGTCCACCACCAGGCGTCGCAGGCGCGGGACCCGACGCTGCGCCGGATGCACGGCATCCGCAACACCCTGTGGTTCACCTGGCTGCGCCGCCCGGCCGGCCGCGCCCTGCGCCGCACCCTGCACCTGGCCCGCACCGTCCCGCGCGACACCGCCTCCCTGCGCGCCTTCGCCGAGGCGGCCGCCGCCCTGCCCTGGGTGCTGCGGGAACGCCGCGTCCTGCCCGACGAGGTCGAGTCCCGGCTCCGCCTCCTGGAACCCGCCCAGCGCACCTCCACGGCCCGCCGCTACACCGGTTGA
- a CDS encoding glycosyltransferase family 2 protein produces MTDHRPIGVVIATRNRCDRLAVTLRHLTALPERPEILVADNASTDDTRALLARDFPEVRVLALPVNHGALARNHGARVLDTPYVAFSDDDSWWAPGALGRAVDLFDAHPRLGLIAARTLVGPSADPDPLNDVLAASPLGPATDLPGTQVLGFLACGAVVRRTAHLDAGGFHRLLFFGGEETLLAYDLAARGWGVTHCPDVVAHHHPDPAPRPDRPALQRRNALLTAWLRRPVPHALARTGALAAEARGDHQARRALRETLSRLPAALRERRPLPPHVERAARMLEGATV; encoded by the coding sequence GTGACCGACCACCGCCCCATCGGCGTCGTCATCGCCACCCGCAACCGGTGCGACCGGCTCGCCGTCACCCTGCGGCACCTGACCGCCCTGCCCGAACGCCCCGAGATCCTCGTCGCCGACAACGCCTCCACCGACGACACGCGCGCCCTGCTCGCCCGGGACTTCCCCGAGGTGCGCGTCCTGGCGCTGCCCGTCAACCACGGCGCCCTGGCCCGCAACCACGGCGCCCGCGTCCTCGACACCCCGTACGTGGCGTTCAGCGACGACGACTCCTGGTGGGCGCCCGGAGCACTCGGCCGGGCGGTCGACCTGTTCGACGCCCATCCCCGGCTCGGCCTGATCGCCGCCCGCACCCTCGTCGGTCCGTCCGCCGACCCCGACCCGCTCAACGACGTCCTCGCCGCCTCCCCGCTGGGCCCGGCCACCGACCTGCCCGGCACCCAGGTGCTCGGCTTCCTCGCCTGCGGCGCCGTCGTCCGCCGCACCGCCCACCTCGACGCCGGCGGCTTCCACCGGCTGCTGTTCTTCGGCGGCGAGGAGACCCTCCTCGCCTACGACCTCGCCGCGCGCGGCTGGGGCGTCACCCACTGCCCCGACGTCGTCGCCCACCACCACCCGGACCCCGCCCCGCGCCCGGACCGCCCGGCGCTCCAGCGCCGCAACGCACTCCTGACCGCCTGGCTGCGCCGCCCCGTCCCGCACGCCCTGGCCCGCACCGGGGCCCTGGCCGCCGAGGCACGCGGCGACCACCAGGCCCGGCGGGCCCTGCGGGAGACCCTGAGCCGTCTGCCGGCGGCCCTGCGCGAGCGCCGTCCGCTGCCTCCGCACGTGGAGCGGGCCGCCCGCATGCTGGAAGGGGCGACCGTATGA
- a CDS encoding IS110 family transposase, protein MSRAHARIWVGIDAGKGHHWAVAVNADGETLFSTKVLNDEAQILTLIDTAREKADEVRWAVDISGRASALLLALLIAHGQQVVYVPGRTVNRMTGAYRGEGKTDAKDALVIADQARMRRDFAPIGTPPELVSTLQLLTGYRRDLIADRVRLINRLRDLLVGICPALERAFDYSASKGPVVMLTEYQTPAALRRIGVKRLTTWLERRKVRSADTVAAKAVEAAQSQTTALPGEARAAKLVRDLAHQLLALDERIKDNDQEIRETFRTDDRAEIIESLPGMGPILGAEFVAIVGDLSGYRDAGRLASHAGLAPVPRDSGRRTGNYHRPKRYNRRLRWLFYMSAQSAMMRPGPSRDYYLKKRAEGLIHTQALLALARRRVNVLWAMLRDKRLFTSVPPVTQAA, encoded by the coding sequence TTGAGCAGGGCTCACGCGCGGATATGGGTCGGCATCGACGCAGGCAAGGGGCATCACTGGGCGGTGGCGGTGAACGCCGACGGTGAGACACTGTTCTCGACGAAGGTGCTCAACGATGAGGCCCAGATCCTGACGCTGATCGACACGGCCCGGGAGAAGGCCGACGAGGTGCGGTGGGCGGTGGACATCTCCGGCCGTGCCTCCGCCCTGCTGCTGGCCCTGCTGATCGCGCACGGTCAGCAGGTGGTCTACGTGCCCGGTCGCACTGTCAACCGGATGACCGGCGCCTACCGCGGTGAGGGCAAGACCGACGCCAAGGACGCCCTGGTCATCGCCGACCAGGCCCGCATGCGCCGGGACTTCGCCCCGATCGGGACTCCGCCAGAGCTGGTTTCCACACTGCAGCTGCTGACCGGCTACCGGCGGGACCTGATCGCCGACCGGGTCCGGCTCATCAACCGGCTGCGCGACCTGCTGGTCGGCATCTGCCCGGCCCTGGAGCGGGCATTCGACTACTCCGCCTCCAAGGGCCCGGTCGTCATGCTCACCGAGTACCAGACCCCGGCCGCCCTGCGGCGGATCGGCGTCAAGCGGCTGACCACCTGGCTGGAACGACGCAAGGTCCGCAGTGCCGACACCGTCGCGGCCAAGGCCGTCGAGGCCGCCCAGTCCCAGACCACCGCCCTGCCCGGCGAGGCCCGGGCCGCCAAGCTGGTGCGCGACCTGGCCCACCAGCTCCTGGCCCTGGACGAACGGATCAAGGACAACGACCAGGAGATCCGCGAGACCTTCCGCACCGACGACCGCGCCGAGATCATCGAGTCCCTGCCCGGCATGGGCCCGATCCTGGGTGCCGAGTTCGTCGCAATCGTCGGGGACCTCTCCGGCTACCGCGACGCCGGACGCCTGGCCTCGCACGCCGGCCTGGCGCCGGTGCCTCGCGACTCCGGCCGCCGCACCGGCAACTACCACCGGCCCAAACGCTACAACCGGCGCCTGCGCTGGCTGTTCTACATGTCCGCGCAGTCCGCGATGATGCGACCGGGACCTTCGAGGGACTACTACCTCAAGAAACGCGCCGAGGGCCTGATCCACACGCAGGCATTGCTCGCACTCGCCCGCCGACGGGTCAACGTGCTGTGGGCGATGCTGCGTGACAAGAGGCTGTTCACCTCCGTCCCGCCAGTCACGCAGGCGGCTTGA
- a CDS encoding glycosyltransferase family 9 protein: protein MTPPHAVPVPARPRLLVLRALGLGDLLAGVPALRALRRAFPGHDLVLAAPAGLAPVAEATGAVDRLLPASAPGRAVPRTLDWTGPPPDVAVDLHGNGPPSHRLLQDLRPQRLLAFAHPGTPEIEGPPWDAEEHERDRWCRLLRSYGIDADPADLLLPRPRAASPAPGAVVLHPGAGSPARRWPVDRYAAVAAVLRERGTRVVVTGGADEGDLVARLAEQTGLPDTDVFADGIPFDRLSALVAGARAVVSGDTGIAHLAVAHATPTVTLFGPVPPSRWGPPPHPRHTALWHGPEGDPHGDRPDPALLRITPAEVLRALGGLPDPARRPGGGESQ from the coding sequence GTGACCCCGCCGCACGCCGTCCCCGTACCGGCGCGGCCCCGGCTGCTGGTCCTGCGGGCGCTGGGGCTCGGTGATCTGCTGGCCGGGGTGCCCGCACTGCGGGCCCTGCGGCGGGCGTTCCCCGGCCACGACCTCGTGCTGGCCGCGCCCGCCGGACTCGCCCCGGTCGCCGAGGCCACCGGCGCCGTGGACCGGTTGCTGCCCGCATCCGCCCCCGGCCGCGCCGTACCCCGCACCCTCGACTGGACCGGTCCGCCCCCGGACGTCGCCGTGGACCTGCACGGCAACGGGCCGCCCAGCCACCGCCTGCTCCAGGACCTGCGCCCCCAGCGGCTGCTGGCGTTCGCGCACCCCGGGACCCCGGAGATCGAGGGCCCGCCCTGGGACGCGGAGGAGCACGAACGGGACCGCTGGTGCCGGCTCCTGCGCTCCTACGGCATCGACGCCGACCCCGCCGACCTGCTGCTGCCCCGCCCGCGCGCCGCGTCCCCGGCCCCCGGCGCCGTCGTCCTGCACCCGGGTGCCGGGTCCCCCGCCCGCCGCTGGCCGGTCGACCGGTACGCGGCCGTCGCCGCGGTCCTGCGCGAGCGCGGCACACGCGTCGTGGTCACCGGGGGAGCGGACGAGGGGGACCTGGTGGCGCGGCTCGCCGAACAGACCGGCCTGCCCGACACCGACGTCTTCGCCGACGGCATCCCCTTCGACCGGCTCTCCGCCCTCGTCGCCGGCGCCCGTGCCGTCGTCAGCGGCGACACCGGCATCGCCCACCTGGCGGTCGCCCACGCCACCCCGACCGTCACCCTCTTCGGCCCGGTGCCGCCCAGCCGGTGGGGCCCGCCCCCACACCCCCGCCACACCGCCCTGTGGCACGGCCCGGAGGGCGATCCGCACGGCGACCGCCCCGACCCGGCGCTGCTGCGGATCACCCCCGCCGAGGTCCTGCGCGCCCTCGGCGGCCTGCCCGACCCCGCCCGCCGCCCGGGAGGAGGAGAATCTCAATGA
- a CDS encoding glycosyltransferase family 1 protein, with translation MRIPRRRYGTAGRERVLAHYTWSRVAAGVEAVHRRVLTAHATPKEVA, from the coding sequence ATGAGGATCCCGCGCCGCCGCTACGGCACCGCGGGGCGCGAACGCGTCCTGGCCCACTACACCTGGAGCCGCGTCGCCGCCGGCGTCGAGGCCGTCCACCGCCGGGTCCTCACCGCGCACGCGACCCCGAAGGAGGTGGCCTGA
- a CDS encoding glycosyltransferase family 9 protein translates to MKALVTRLDSFGDVLLAGPAVRAVAARADSVTLLCGPHGAPAARLLPGVDEVIVWDSPWTGFQPPQVDREEIDRLLATLAAVDAGTALILTSFHQSPLPTALLLRLAGVPRIAADSEDHPGSLLDVRHHRAPHAHEAEAALDLAEAAGFPRPDDGRLRVLPPPAARALTGPGRYVVVHPGASVPARAWSPGRCAQAVRALAAAGHRVVVTGGAGERDLTAYVAGERALDLGGRTGAAELSGVLAGADCVVTGNTGPAHLAAAVGTPVVSLFAPVVPAERWRPYGVPYVLLGDQGAPCAGTRARQCPVPGHPCLDEVTAHDVVAAVGKLVEAT, encoded by the coding sequence GTGAAGGCCCTCGTGACGCGGCTCGACAGCTTCGGCGACGTCCTGCTCGCCGGGCCCGCCGTGCGGGCCGTCGCCGCCCGCGCCGACTCCGTGACCCTGCTGTGCGGCCCGCACGGGGCACCCGCCGCCCGGCTGCTGCCCGGCGTGGACGAGGTCATCGTCTGGGACTCCCCCTGGACCGGCTTCCAGCCGCCCCAGGTCGACCGCGAGGAGATCGACCGCCTCCTCGCCACCCTCGCCGCCGTCGACGCCGGCACCGCGCTGATCCTCACCTCCTTCCACCAGTCGCCGCTGCCCACCGCCCTGCTGCTGCGCCTGGCCGGGGTCCCCCGCATCGCCGCCGACAGCGAGGACCACCCCGGCTCCCTCCTCGACGTACGCCACCACCGCGCCCCGCACGCCCACGAGGCCGAGGCCGCGCTCGACCTCGCCGAGGCCGCCGGTTTCCCCCGGCCCGACGACGGACGGCTGCGCGTCCTGCCCCCGCCCGCCGCACGGGCGCTGACCGGCCCCGGACGGTACGTCGTCGTCCACCCGGGCGCCAGCGTGCCCGCCCGCGCCTGGAGCCCCGGCCGCTGCGCGCAGGCGGTGCGCGCACTCGCCGCCGCCGGACACCGGGTGGTGGTCACCGGCGGCGCGGGGGAGCGGGACCTGACCGCGTACGTCGCCGGCGAACGGGCCCTCGACCTCGGCGGCCGCACCGGCGCCGCGGAACTCTCCGGCGTGCTCGCCGGCGCCGACTGCGTGGTCACCGGCAACACCGGCCCCGCGCACCTGGCCGCCGCCGTCGGCACCCCGGTGGTGTCCCTGTTCGCACCCGTCGTCCCCGCCGAGCGCTGGCGGCCGTACGGCGTGCCGTACGTGCTCCTCGGCGACCAGGGCGCGCCGTGCGCCGGCACCAGGGCGCGGCAGTGCCCCGTACCCGGCCACCCCTGCCTGGACGAGGTGACCGCGCACGACGTCGTCGCCGCCGTCGGCAAACTCGTGGAGGCGACATGA
- a CDS encoding D-glycero-alpha-D-manno-heptose-1,7-bisphosphate 7-phosphatase, which produces MSPVGAVLFDRDGTLVHDVPYNADPGLVRPVEGAREALDTLRARGIRTGVVTNQSGIARGLLTEADARRVNRRVEELLGPFDVWALCPHGPDDGCHCRKPRPGMVLWAAGRICVDPADCVVIGDIGADMEAARRAGAHGILVPTPQTRPEETAAAPHVAENLPAAVQLLLPDPPWERPGDGPDRAGGPGVSAPRAAHDAHGRRV; this is translated from the coding sequence ATGAGCCCGGTCGGCGCGGTGCTGTTCGACCGCGACGGCACCCTCGTCCACGACGTGCCCTACAACGCCGACCCCGGCCTGGTGCGGCCCGTCGAGGGCGCCCGCGAGGCACTCGACACGCTGCGCGCCCGCGGCATCCGCACCGGCGTCGTCACCAACCAGTCCGGCATCGCGCGCGGGCTGCTCACCGAGGCCGACGCCCGCCGCGTCAACCGGCGGGTCGAGGAACTGCTGGGCCCCTTCGACGTGTGGGCGCTGTGCCCGCACGGCCCGGACGACGGCTGCCACTGCCGCAAACCCCGGCCCGGCATGGTGCTGTGGGCGGCCGGCCGGATCTGTGTGGACCCCGCCGACTGCGTCGTCATCGGCGACATCGGCGCCGACATGGAGGCCGCGCGCCGCGCCGGCGCCCACGGCATCCTCGTCCCCACCCCGCAGACCCGCCCCGAGGAGACCGCCGCCGCGCCCCACGTGGCCGAGAACCTCCCGGCCGCCGTACAGCTGCTCCTGCCCGACCCGCCGTGGGAGCGGCCCGGTGACGGGCCGGACCGCGCCGGAGGGCCCGGCGTCTCCGCGCCCCGCGCGGCACACGACGCGCACGGGAGGCGGGTGTGA
- a CDS encoding glycosyltransferase family 2 protein: protein MTSYSVVIPTLVRGTLADCLAALAAATGPHPDAIVLVDDRPDPDPRSEALEHALTVLGDLRARTTVRTSGGRGPAAARNTGLRAVTTPWVAFLDDDVQVGPHWCAQLVQDLKEASPDTAGVQGVITVPLPGGRRPTDWERGTAGLVQARWITADMAYRSDALRQAGGFDERFPRAFREDADLALRLLDAGWRIRQGRRTTLHPVRPASRWASVAQQRGNADDALMRHLHGPDWWDKAVAPRGRIRRHAAITAAGAAACALAAAGHRRAATACALGWAAGTAEFARARIVPGPRTREEVTTMLATSVAIPPAATWHRLAGAWRHRNTPAWRETAR from the coding sequence ATGACGTCGTACTCCGTCGTGATTCCCACCCTGGTGCGGGGCACCCTCGCCGACTGCCTCGCCGCACTGGCCGCGGCGACCGGGCCGCACCCCGACGCGATCGTCCTCGTCGACGACCGGCCCGACCCCGACCCCCGCTCGGAGGCGCTGGAGCACGCGCTGACCGTCCTCGGCGACCTGCGCGCCCGCACCACCGTCCGCACCAGCGGGGGCCGCGGACCCGCCGCCGCCCGCAACACCGGGCTGCGCGCCGTCACCACGCCCTGGGTCGCCTTCCTCGACGACGACGTCCAGGTGGGGCCCCACTGGTGCGCGCAACTCGTCCAGGACCTCAAGGAGGCGTCCCCCGACACCGCCGGCGTCCAGGGCGTCATCACCGTGCCGCTGCCCGGCGGGCGCCGCCCCACCGACTGGGAACGCGGCACCGCCGGACTCGTGCAGGCCCGCTGGATCACCGCCGACATGGCCTACCGCAGCGACGCCCTGCGGCAGGCCGGCGGCTTCGACGAACGCTTCCCCCGCGCCTTCCGCGAGGACGCCGACCTCGCGCTGCGCCTCCTCGACGCCGGCTGGCGCATCCGTCAGGGCCGCCGCACCACCCTGCACCCCGTGCGCCCCGCCTCCCGCTGGGCGTCCGTGGCCCAGCAGCGCGGCAACGCCGACGACGCCCTGATGCGGCACCTGCACGGGCCCGACTGGTGGGACAAGGCGGTCGCCCCGCGCGGCCGGATCCGCCGGCACGCCGCGATCACCGCCGCCGGGGCCGCCGCCTGCGCCCTCGCCGCCGCCGGGCACCGCCGTGCCGCCACCGCCTGCGCCCTCGGCTGGGCCGCCGGCACCGCGGAGTTCGCCCGCGCCCGCATCGTCCCAGGCCCGCGCACCCGCGAGGAGGTGACGACCATGCTGGCCACCAGCGTGGCCATCCCACCCGCCGCCACCTGGCACCGGCTGGCCGGGGCCTGGCGCCACCGCAACACCCCCGCCTGGCGGGAGACGGCCCGATGA
- a CDS encoding SRPBCC family protein: protein MATFLVQRTAPLPPDEAWRRLTDWPRHGAVVPLTRIRVTTPPPTGVGTRVVARTGVGPLSFEDPMEVTVWRPPVDDSPGLCRLEKRGRVVLGWAEIEVGPGPGGRARVRWREDVRLRFQPAPLDGVVARAGGQVFGRAVNRLLREP from the coding sequence GTGGCCACCTTCCTTGTCCAGCGCACGGCACCCCTTCCCCCCGACGAGGCGTGGCGCCGCCTGACGGACTGGCCCCGGCACGGCGCGGTGGTCCCCCTCACCCGGATCAGGGTGACCACTCCCCCGCCGACGGGCGTCGGCACCCGGGTCGTCGCCCGCACCGGCGTCGGACCGCTCTCCTTCGAGGACCCGATGGAGGTGACGGTGTGGCGGCCCCCGGTGGACGACTCGCCGGGGCTGTGCCGTCTGGAGAAGCGCGGCCGTGTCGTCCTGGGCTGGGCGGAGATCGAGGTGGGACCCGGTCCGGGCGGCCGGGCGCGGGTGCGGTGGCGGGAGGACGTCCGGCTGCGTTTCCAGCCGGCGCCGCTGGACGGCGTGGTGGCGCGAGCGGGCGGCCAGGTCTTCGGACGGGCGGTGAACCGGCTGCTCCGCGAGCCTTGA